A window of the Gordonia humi genome harbors these coding sequences:
- a CDS encoding helix-turn-helix domain-containing protein, translating to MTDPLHRLLDAVLDDSHDGLDEMAAGAYSSPFHFARSVRAGTGESPVALRRRVRLERAAWRLQRGASVTDTAFAAGYSSVEGFCRAFARAYGHPPTAMPALGRAGHWLPAPNGIHFHGPTVLYVDSGEDSAGDVLTLQVRHDVADIGALLDAAASLDRDALGTIRLPGSAPRHWDGPDESLAQVLWHLVASKRPWLATIDGESMPDMTPVHDVRTLTEMHTETSARWLAMVRDVDRRRGWADWIVDALCDPPESFRLAQIVASELTFSAHRRLLARWMLADAGVDVTSDDLDPDPIMWQRRTDEGEQP from the coding sequence ATGACCGATCCACTCCATCGCCTGCTCGACGCGGTCCTCGACGACTCGCACGACGGCCTCGACGAGATGGCGGCGGGCGCGTACTCGTCGCCGTTCCACTTCGCGCGGTCGGTGCGCGCGGGGACGGGGGAGTCGCCCGTGGCCCTGCGACGACGTGTACGGCTCGAACGTGCGGCGTGGCGACTGCAGCGCGGGGCGTCGGTCACCGACACCGCGTTCGCCGCCGGATACTCCTCGGTCGAGGGCTTCTGTCGGGCCTTCGCTCGCGCCTACGGGCATCCGCCGACCGCGATGCCCGCCCTCGGCCGCGCCGGACACTGGCTGCCCGCACCCAACGGCATCCACTTCCACGGCCCGACGGTGCTGTACGTCGACTCCGGGGAGGACTCCGCCGGCGACGTCCTGACGCTGCAGGTACGGCACGACGTGGCCGACATCGGCGCGCTGCTCGACGCCGCCGCGAGCCTCGACCGCGACGCACTCGGCACGATCCGACTGCCCGGCAGCGCACCGCGGCACTGGGACGGCCCGGATGAGAGTCTCGCGCAGGTGCTCTGGCACCTGGTCGCGAGCAAGCGGCCGTGGCTCGCCACGATCGACGGCGAGTCGATGCCCGATATGACACCCGTGCACGATGTCCGGACGCTGACCGAGATGCACACCGAGACCTCTGCACGCTGGCTGGCGATGGTGCGCGACGTCGATCGACGTCGGGGCTGGGCGGACTGGATCGTCGACGCCCTCTGCGATCCGCCGGAGTCGTTCCGGCTGGCGCAGATCGTGGCGAGCGAGCTGACGTTCTCGGCGCACCGCCGACTGCTCGCGCGGTGGATGCTCGCCGACGCCGGTGTCGACGTGACCTCCGACGACCTCGACCCGGACCCGATCATGTGGCAACGCCGCACCGACGAAGGAGAACAGCCGTGA
- a CDS encoding dihydrofolate reductase family protein → MTGYVYYTASTLDGFLADENDSLDWLLTQPIDDDGPFSIADLMASTGAIVMGATTYRWVADHIAASGEPWPYTDHPTFLFTHREVVPIDPSITVVAGTPAEYRGALEDAAGSKNVWVVGGGDLAAQFAESSMLDEMVVSFAPATVGSGRPLFPRAFDFELLETARNKAFVIGRYRVVGPRV, encoded by the coding sequence GTGACCGGCTACGTCTACTACACCGCATCGACGCTCGACGGATTCCTCGCCGACGAGAACGACTCCCTCGACTGGCTGCTGACCCAGCCGATCGACGACGACGGACCGTTCAGCATCGCCGATCTCATGGCCTCGACGGGAGCGATCGTCATGGGCGCGACCACGTATCGCTGGGTGGCCGACCACATCGCCGCGAGCGGCGAACCGTGGCCGTACACCGACCATCCGACATTCCTGTTCACCCACCGGGAGGTGGTGCCGATCGATCCGTCGATCACCGTCGTCGCCGGGACACCCGCCGAGTATCGCGGCGCGCTGGAGGACGCCGCCGGATCTAAGAACGTGTGGGTCGTCGGCGGCGGAGATCTCGCCGCGCAGTTCGCCGAATCATCGATGCTCGACGAGATGGTCGTGTCCTTCGCCCCCGCGACCGTCGGATCGGGCCGACCGCTGTTCCCACGCGCCTTCGACTTCGAACTCCTCGAGACCGCGCGGAACAAGGCGTTCGTCATCGGGCGGTATCGGGTGGTGGGTCCTCGGGTATGA
- a CDS encoding Fe-Mn family superoxide dismutase, whose product MADYTLPDLDYDYGALEPHISGKIMELHHSKHHATYVAGANTAIAKMAEARADGSIAGKALDLSKTLAFHLGGHTNHSIFWKNLSPNGGGEPTGDLAEQIGVDFGGFEPFKAHFTAAATTLQGSGWAILGWDTIGQRLVIEQLTDQSGQTSAALIPVVMLDMWEHAFYLDYQNVKPDYVKAWWNIVNWEDATERLARAKTQGAGLIVPA is encoded by the coding sequence GTGGCTGACTACACCCTGCCCGATCTCGATTACGACTACGGCGCCCTCGAGCCGCACATCTCCGGCAAGATCATGGAGCTGCACCACAGCAAGCACCACGCCACCTACGTCGCCGGTGCCAACACCGCGATCGCGAAGATGGCCGAGGCCCGCGCCGACGGCTCCATCGCGGGCAAGGCTCTCGACCTGTCGAAGACCCTCGCGTTCCACCTCGGTGGCCACACCAACCACTCGATCTTCTGGAAGAACCTGTCGCCCAACGGCGGCGGTGAGCCCACCGGTGATCTGGCCGAGCAGATCGGCGTCGACTTCGGCGGCTTCGAGCCGTTCAAGGCGCACTTCACCGCGGCAGCCACCACCCTGCAGGGCAGCGGCTGGGCGATCCTCGGCTGGGACACCATCGGCCAGCGTCTCGTCATCGAGCAGCTGACCGACCAGAGCGGCCAGACCTCGGCCGCGCTGATCCCCGTCGTCATGCTCGACATGTGGGAGCACGCCTTCTACCTCGACTACCAGAACGTCAAGCCGGACTACGTCAAGGCCTGGTGGAACATCGTGAACTGGGAGGACGCCACCGAGCGCCTCGCCCGCGCGAAGACCCAGGGCGCCGGACTCATCGTCCCCGCCTGA
- the msrA gene encoding peptide-methionine (S)-S-oxide reductase MsrA, with amino-acid sequence MSIFDRLLAASAVKTAMVPRDKALPGRDTPMPLRDKHLVLGHPMRGAADADGGFGPAGIGDWGDGLEAVVLAGGCFWGVEEIFWQQPGVYTTAVGYAGGYTPNPTYEETCTAQTGHTESVLVVFDPTQTSLKTLIELFFTSHDPTQEMRQGNDIGTQYRSAVYGLDDEATRLAVATAERFQPTLTAAGYGSISTEIVPLADAGDGHFYYAEDVHQQYLYKNPNGYRCHVSTGLAFGA; translated from the coding sequence ATGAGCATCTTCGACCGACTCCTCGCCGCATCCGCAGTCAAGACCGCGATGGTTCCCCGCGACAAGGCTCTCCCCGGTCGAGACACGCCGATGCCGTTGCGCGACAAGCACCTTGTCCTCGGCCACCCGATGCGCGGCGCCGCCGACGCCGACGGCGGGTTCGGCCCGGCGGGGATCGGCGACTGGGGAGACGGGCTGGAGGCCGTCGTGCTCGCCGGCGGATGCTTCTGGGGCGTGGAGGAGATCTTCTGGCAGCAGCCGGGCGTCTACACGACGGCCGTCGGCTACGCGGGCGGCTATACGCCCAACCCGACCTACGAGGAGACGTGCACCGCGCAGACCGGGCACACCGAATCGGTGCTCGTCGTCTTCGACCCGACGCAGACCTCCCTCAAGACGCTCATCGAACTGTTCTTCACCTCCCACGACCCGACGCAGGAGATGCGGCAGGGCAACGACATCGGAACCCAGTACCGGTCGGCCGTCTACGGGCTCGACGACGAGGCCACCCGCCTGGCCGTCGCCACCGCCGAGCGATTCCAGCCCACGCTGACCGCCGCCGGCTACGGGTCGATCAGCACCGAGATCGTCCCCCTCGCCGACGCGGGCGACGGACACTTCTACTACGCCGAGGACGTCCACCAGCAGTATCTGTACAAGAATCCGAACGGCTACCGCTGCCATGTCAGCACCGGGCTCGCGTTCGGAGCCTGA
- a CDS encoding winged helix DNA-binding domain-containing protein produces MPRTLTFEQWNRTLLERQHLLERIDDDVVEVVDRLVGLQSQDPQAAFYGLACRVEGFDPADLDDLLVDRELVRITLQRGTVFLMDGLDARWIRELVQPSIDAAARTNHGKRLTGVTPDEVVAHAAELLSGGEPVPGASLRDGLARRWPDEPAADLAAVARLRLPLVQTPPRGLWQRSGAPSYRLLDDWIGAGEPAVSGDDACKDLIRMYLRGFGPATVRAVQTWSGLTGLGPIMAAMEADWELTELTGPHGEKLYDLEGLPIASGDEPAPVRCVAPYDNLLVANADRVRVADPALYAKLATPNGRFPGFVLVNGLLAATWTPTPDGIELVELRDLTDGERRDVEREIAAVRELRLRRPSEDSAAR; encoded by the coding sequence ATGCCGCGCACCCTGACGTTCGAGCAGTGGAACCGCACCCTGCTCGAACGCCAGCATCTCCTCGAACGGATCGACGACGACGTCGTCGAAGTGGTCGACCGGCTCGTCGGACTCCAGTCGCAGGATCCGCAGGCCGCGTTCTACGGGCTCGCCTGCCGCGTGGAGGGGTTCGATCCGGCCGACCTCGACGATCTGCTCGTCGACCGCGAACTGGTCCGCATCACCCTGCAACGCGGCACCGTCTTCTTGATGGACGGTCTCGACGCACGCTGGATCCGCGAACTGGTCCAGCCGTCCATCGACGCCGCCGCCCGCACCAATCACGGCAAGCGACTCACGGGCGTGACACCGGACGAGGTCGTCGCGCACGCTGCGGAACTCCTGTCCGGTGGCGAACCGGTCCCCGGTGCGTCGCTTCGTGACGGACTCGCCCGCCGGTGGCCCGACGAGCCCGCAGCCGATCTCGCCGCGGTGGCCCGGCTGCGGCTTCCGTTGGTGCAGACGCCGCCGCGCGGACTGTGGCAGCGCTCGGGCGCGCCGTCGTACCGGCTGCTCGACGACTGGATCGGTGCCGGAGAACCCGCCGTGAGCGGCGACGACGCGTGCAAAGACCTGATCCGCATGTATCTGCGCGGCTTCGGTCCGGCCACCGTCCGCGCCGTTCAGACGTGGTCCGGGCTCACCGGACTCGGTCCGATCATGGCGGCCATGGAAGCGGATTGGGAGCTCACCGAACTCACCGGACCGCACGGGGAGAAGCTCTACGACCTGGAAGGCCTGCCGATCGCATCGGGCGACGAACCCGCTCCGGTGCGCTGCGTCGCCCCGTACGACAACCTCCTCGTCGCCAACGCCGACCGCGTCCGCGTCGCCGACCCGGCCCTGTACGCGAAGCTCGCCACACCTAACGGCCGGTTCCCGGGGTTCGTGCTGGTGAACGGACTCCTCGCGGCGACGTGGACGCCGACCCCCGATGGAATCGAACTGGTGGAGCTGCGCGATCTCACCGACGGCGAGCGACGCGACGTCGAACGCGAGATCGCGGCCGTGCGCGAACTGCGCCTCAGGCGCCCGTCCGAGGATTCCGCTGCGAGATGA
- a CDS encoding VOC family protein, with the protein MHVEWLTAYLDFPAPDFGSEVTFWRAISGSTVSPPRGENQEFATLEPFNGDAHLRVQRVDDGPGGIHLDIHVGDPVAASAEAVALGASLIADYATHCVLRSPGGGVFCLVPDGGEHTRARPIRWPGGTISIIDQICFDVPSRLFDAEVAFWEALTGHPMPGRGDPDRVGLTRNPALALQVLLVRSEVAEPATYLEVAATDLAEEIERHEDWGAAVVARCVDRVMMADPTGRHYFISQRNPRTGA; encoded by the coding sequence GTGCATGTGGAATGGCTGACCGCATATCTGGACTTTCCCGCCCCGGATTTCGGGTCGGAGGTCACGTTCTGGCGTGCCATCTCCGGTAGCACGGTCTCGCCGCCGCGCGGTGAGAACCAGGAGTTCGCGACCCTCGAACCGTTCAACGGCGACGCGCACCTCCGCGTGCAGCGCGTCGACGACGGCCCGGGCGGCATACATCTGGACATCCACGTCGGCGATCCGGTGGCCGCATCCGCCGAGGCGGTGGCGCTCGGCGCCTCCCTGATCGCCGACTATGCGACGCACTGCGTCCTGCGGTCGCCGGGCGGCGGCGTGTTCTGTCTGGTCCCGGACGGCGGAGAGCACACGCGTGCCCGTCCCATCCGATGGCCGGGCGGAACCATCAGCATCATCGACCAGATCTGCTTCGACGTACCGTCACGTCTGTTCGACGCCGAGGTCGCGTTCTGGGAGGCACTCACCGGGCATCCTATGCCCGGACGAGGAGATCCCGACCGCGTCGGGCTGACCCGCAATCCGGCACTCGCCCTGCAGGTGCTGCTCGTGCGGTCGGAGGTCGCCGAGCCGGCCACCTACCTGGAGGTCGCCGCGACCGATCTCGCCGAGGAGATCGAACGTCACGAGGACTGGGGTGCGGCCGTCGTCGCTCGCTGCGTCGATCGGGTCATGATGGCCGACCCGACCGGCCGCCACTACTTCATCTCGCAGCGGAATCCTCGGACGGGCGCCTGA
- a CDS encoding rhodanese-like domain-containing protein: MGDIETVAVTDLPDDFTDDGDRILLDVREDDEWESGHVRGALHIPLAEVPARIDEIDLDRELLVVCRTSGRSYRIMEYLLMRGIDGAVVTGGMVAWQGAGKPVETGAGEQ, translated from the coding sequence ATGGGCGACATCGAGACCGTGGCGGTCACCGACCTCCCCGACGACTTCACCGACGACGGGGATCGAATTCTGCTCGACGTCCGCGAGGACGACGAATGGGAGTCGGGTCACGTCCGCGGCGCACTGCACATCCCGCTCGCCGAGGTGCCCGCGCGCATCGACGAGATCGATCTCGACCGCGAGCTTCTCGTGGTCTGCCGTACCAGCGGCCGTTCGTACCGGATCATGGAGTACCTCCTGATGCGCGGCATCGACGGCGCCGTCGTGACCGGCGGCATGGTGGCGTGGCAGGGTGCGGGAAAACCCGTCGAGACCGGAGCGGGCGAGCAGTGA
- a CDS encoding DUF4328 domain-containing protein → MNLDVCPACRIQAPHREGRTVCPRCGGRLVQTDARGAVAASRGHQQPPMPRPQQQRRPMPRPALRWTAHRPAEAVPAPRPPRGRAPGPTPSYATIPGWGLIDAPRAAEVDADPVPEATQAFTGALRIAGLSLAAAAVVHAVRYIVAVVNRTRPIPAWIDWLTGVAVFVFGLMALVAVVMTLIAFGRWVRRLRVRQYAHAGFVDPRKALWVYVLSIVPLVNVVGAPWLLHESAAIGGPDPRSLRVRMRLAGAWAIVNAVAVVAVAYRIAAWTTDSLQVDADGLALVVLTFAVSAVFARWSIRRFEVLSGVDADEETAPVRRLVAV, encoded by the coding sequence GTGAACCTCGACGTCTGCCCCGCCTGCCGTATCCAGGCACCGCACCGCGAGGGGCGCACCGTCTGTCCTCGGTGCGGTGGCAGGCTGGTCCAGACCGATGCGCGGGGAGCCGTCGCCGCCTCGCGCGGCCATCAGCAGCCGCCGATGCCGCGACCGCAGCAGCAGCGCCGTCCGATGCCCCGTCCGGCGCTGCGTTGGACGGCGCACCGCCCGGCAGAGGCCGTGCCCGCTCCCCGGCCGCCCCGCGGCCGCGCGCCCGGGCCCACACCGTCGTACGCGACGATCCCCGGCTGGGGGCTGATCGATGCGCCTCGCGCGGCCGAAGTCGACGCCGATCCGGTGCCCGAAGCGACGCAGGCGTTCACCGGAGCCCTGCGCATCGCCGGTCTGTCACTCGCCGCGGCTGCGGTGGTCCATGCCGTGCGCTACATCGTGGCCGTGGTGAACCGCACACGGCCGATCCCGGCGTGGATCGACTGGCTCACCGGCGTCGCGGTCTTCGTCTTCGGTCTGATGGCGCTGGTCGCGGTCGTGATGACGCTGATCGCGTTCGGCCGGTGGGTCCGCAGGCTTCGCGTGCGTCAGTACGCGCACGCGGGTTTCGTAGACCCGCGCAAGGCTCTCTGGGTGTACGTCCTCTCGATCGTCCCCCTGGTCAACGTTGTCGGTGCGCCGTGGCTGCTCCACGAGTCGGCCGCGATCGGCGGCCCGGATCCCCGGTCGCTCCGGGTACGCATGCGGCTGGCGGGCGCGTGGGCGATCGTGAACGCGGTGGCCGTCGTCGCCGTCGCGTATCGGATCGCCGCGTGGACCACGGATTCGCTGCAGGTCGACGCCGACGGGTTGGCGCTCGTCGTCCTCACGTTCGCGGTGTCGGCAGTCTTCGCCCGGTGGTCCATCCGCCGTTTCGAGGTCCTCTCCGGCGTCGACGCCGACGAGGAGACCGCACCGGTACGACGATTGGTTGCAGTATGA
- a CDS encoding glycerophosphodiester phosphodiesterase family protein, producing the protein MSSPEVSRSGKPAVVAHRGASGEVAEHTLGAYELALEQGADGLECDIRLTADHQLVCIHDRTIERVSDGVGAVSEMTLAQLREHDFGSWHSGTPAQVLTLDELLTLTLDWHRPVRLFIETKHPVRYGSLVETQLLEKLHEYGVATPPSADHSRAVVISFSSAGVWRIRRSTPMLPTILLGDSARIIGGTAATAVGATGVGPSVQTLRTHPELVDRAAASGRVTYCWTVDDQEDVQLCADLGVRWVATNYPARVRDWLVTAY; encoded by the coding sequence ATGAGTTCCCCTGAAGTCTCGCGGTCCGGAAAGCCGGCCGTCGTCGCGCATCGGGGCGCTTCCGGCGAGGTCGCCGAGCACACCCTCGGCGCCTACGAACTGGCGTTGGAGCAAGGCGCGGACGGACTGGAGTGCGACATTCGGCTGACTGCCGATCACCAACTGGTCTGCATCCACGATCGGACCATCGAGCGGGTGTCCGACGGGGTCGGCGCTGTCAGCGAGATGACCCTCGCGCAGCTCCGCGAACACGACTTCGGCTCCTGGCACAGCGGGACGCCCGCGCAGGTTCTCACCCTCGACGAACTCCTCACGCTGACTCTCGACTGGCACCGACCGGTCCGGTTGTTCATCGAGACCAAGCATCCGGTCCGCTACGGCAGTCTCGTCGAGACGCAGCTGCTCGAGAAGCTCCACGAGTACGGGGTCGCGACGCCGCCGTCCGCGGACCACAGTCGCGCCGTCGTCATCTCGTTCTCCTCGGCCGGGGTGTGGCGCATCCGACGCAGCACCCCGATGCTGCCGACCATCCTGTTGGGCGACAGTGCGCGCATCATCGGCGGCACCGCGGCCACCGCGGTCGGCGCGACCGGGGTCGGTCCGTCGGTGCAGACCCTGCGCACGCACCCGGAACTCGTCGATCGCGCGGCCGCGTCCGGCCGCGTCACCTACTGCTGGACCGTCGACGACCAGGAGGATGTCCAACTGTGCGCCGACCTCGGCGTCCGCTGGGTCGCGACGAACTATCCCGCGCGTGTGCGCGACTGGCTGGTCACCGCCTACTGA
- a CDS encoding DUF5926 family protein has protein sequence MGKKSKRGTPREGSNRAERVAARKARQAASLAAPVRPFEGLAAECDLVAMQTFIASGTAHLPFAPGFDAKHPVDLATVLAGAVFADVRTDTDGVRGYAALQTDPQPEDGRASLTSAIAWAAAGAPGDQYDAEPTDLALTDVIDPAASIEITVHENFDWWFAADQTPDPQIKAMLERANDTILPTARLTPASGIGAPWWVDAGEKAHLRWVRPEDEDTLLNALARVHAAGSLTLGAGSRFAGVFRTHGLLVPVFDLDVEAHHAEWKAGLDTFDEALIEALADTSELTGAERGSKAGIIARQVTIR, from the coding sequence ATGGGTAAGAAGAGCAAGCGCGGTACTCCGCGCGAGGGCAGCAACCGTGCCGAACGCGTAGCAGCACGGAAGGCGCGGCAGGCGGCGTCGCTCGCTGCGCCGGTCCGTCCGTTCGAGGGGCTGGCCGCCGAGTGCGACCTGGTCGCCATGCAGACGTTCATCGCGTCGGGCACCGCGCACCTCCCGTTCGCGCCGGGATTCGATGCGAAGCACCCCGTCGACCTGGCGACGGTTCTGGCCGGGGCCGTGTTCGCGGACGTCCGCACCGACACCGACGGAGTGCGCGGATACGCCGCGCTGCAGACCGATCCGCAACCCGAGGACGGTCGCGCGTCGCTGACGTCGGCGATAGCCTGGGCCGCGGCGGGTGCTCCCGGTGACCAGTACGACGCCGAGCCCACCGATCTCGCACTGACCGACGTCATCGATCCCGCAGCGTCGATCGAGATCACCGTCCACGAGAACTTCGACTGGTGGTTCGCGGCGGACCAGACGCCGGATCCGCAGATCAAGGCGATGCTGGAACGTGCGAACGACACGATACTGCCGACCGCGCGACTGACACCCGCGAGTGGCATCGGCGCGCCGTGGTGGGTCGACGCGGGCGAGAAGGCGCATCTGCGCTGGGTGCGTCCGGAAGACGAGGACACGCTGCTGAACGCACTGGCCCGCGTTCACGCCGCCGGATCGCTGACGCTCGGCGCCGGCTCGCGTTTCGCCGGCGTGTTCCGCACCCACGGACTGCTGGTGCCGGTGTTCGACCTCGACGTCGAAGCCCACCACGCCGAGTGGAAGGCCGGTCTGGACACCTTCGACGAGGCGCTCATCGAGGCCCTCGCCGACACCTCCGAGCTCACCGGAGCCGAGCGCGGCTCCAAGGCGGGCATCATCGCCCGCCAGGTGACCATCCGGTAG
- a CDS encoding ferritin yields the protein MTDTRSEFQELLHDQISNEFSASQQYIALGVWYDAHDMPQMARHFYEQAVEERNHAMMIVQYFLDRDIDVRIPSAEAPITEFADYQEPIALALAQEKQVTEQIVALASSARDSGDYLGEQFMQWFLKEQVEEVASMTTLQTIAERAKGNLFDLENFVERELNNAAGGGTDPAEPAAAGGNL from the coding sequence ATGACGGACACGCGAAGCGAGTTTCAAGAGCTGCTCCACGACCAGATCAGCAACGAGTTCTCGGCGTCTCAGCAGTACATCGCCCTCGGCGTCTGGTACGACGCCCACGACATGCCCCAGATGGCCCGCCACTTCTACGAGCAGGCCGTCGAGGAGCGCAACCACGCGATGATGATCGTCCAGTACTTCCTGGACCGCGACATCGACGTCCGGATCCCGTCCGCCGAGGCACCGATCACCGAGTTTGCCGACTACCAGGAGCCGATCGCCCTGGCGCTCGCACAGGAGAAGCAGGTCACCGAGCAGATCGTCGCCCTGGCCAGTTCGGCCCGCGACAGCGGCGACTACCTCGGCGAGCAGTTCATGCAGTGGTTCCTCAAGGAGCAGGTCGAGGAGGTCGCCAGCATGACCACGCTGCAGACCATCGCCGAACGCGCCAAGGGCAACCTGTTCGACTTGGAGAACTTCGTCGAGCGCGAGCTCAACAACGCGGCGGGCGGCGGCACCGATCCAGCCGAACCGGCCGCCGCGGGCGGAAACCTGTAG
- a CDS encoding LCP family protein, whose product MNDQPEPPMMRRPPRRPGGEPPREHRGEAPRDPRRQPPRQSGGPTSRDPGDQSYRPPLAWSQTPGQSSPQGGRPGYAPRQEPQPVPPQDRRRPSGPPPAPPNRPRGRPAPGPVPPKRPTPPPASKAGRRRRPRRIGRILLVILLLLVLTPVGLLFYFDSKLHRVDALADYAGRIGDTPGTTWLVVGTDSREGLSQQDKDKLATGDSDGARTDTIMLAHLPTSGKPMLISVPRDLYLPIPGQGSHKVNSAFNTGGPQLLVQTIEQFSGVHIDHYIEIGFGGFDKVVDAVGGVDMCLNRALHDPKAGLNLKKGCQTLNGAQALGLVRTRAFPNADLERVVNQRKFMSALMAKATSPGVLLNPFKLVPFANGAVDAVTVADGDHLWNLAWLAYKLRDPITTTVPADGDEITDDGDSLIPGDTTKKFFEYVSKGVQVPDELLSGSDGSPLGG is encoded by the coding sequence ATGAACGACCAGCCCGAGCCGCCGATGATGCGGCGCCCGCCGCGTCGTCCGGGCGGCGAGCCGCCACGTGAACACCGCGGCGAGGCGCCACGCGATCCCCGGCGTCAGCCGCCTCGGCAGTCGGGCGGACCGACTTCCCGCGATCCCGGTGATCAGTCGTACCGGCCGCCGTTGGCGTGGTCGCAGACCCCGGGACAGTCGTCGCCGCAGGGCGGCCGCCCCGGCTACGCGCCGCGGCAGGAGCCGCAGCCGGTCCCGCCGCAGGATCGGCGGCGTCCGTCCGGGCCACCGCCCGCACCGCCGAATCGACCGCGCGGGCGTCCCGCACCGGGACCGGTTCCGCCGAAGCGTCCGACGCCCCCGCCCGCGTCGAAAGCGGGACGTCGGCGGCGTCCGCGGCGGATCGGACGGATCCTGCTCGTGATTCTGCTGCTGCTGGTCCTCACCCCCGTCGGACTGCTGTTCTATTTCGACTCCAAACTGCACCGGGTCGATGCGCTCGCCGATTACGCCGGACGCATCGGCGACACACCGGGCACCACGTGGCTCGTCGTGGGCACCGACTCTCGTGAGGGGCTGAGTCAGCAGGACAAGGACAAGCTCGCGACCGGCGACAGCGACGGTGCACGCACCGATACGATCATGCTGGCGCACCTGCCGACATCGGGGAAGCCGATGCTGATCAGTGTCCCGCGCGATCTGTACCTCCCGATTCCCGGTCAAGGCAGCCACAAGGTCAATTCGGCGTTCAACACCGGCGGCCCGCAACTGCTGGTGCAGACCATCGAGCAGTTCTCCGGCGTCCATATCGATCATTACATCGAGATCGGCTTCGGCGGATTCGACAAGGTGGTCGACGCGGTCGGCGGCGTCGACATGTGTCTGAACCGCGCGCTGCACGACCCGAAGGCCGGGCTGAATCTGAAGAAGGGCTGCCAGACGCTGAACGGGGCGCAGGCCCTCGGCCTGGTCCGCACCCGAGCCTTCCCGAACGCCGATCTCGAACGTGTCGTGAACCAGCGGAAGTTCATGTCGGCGCTGATGGCGAAGGCCACGAGCCCCGGAGTGCTGCTGAACCCGTTCAAGCTGGTTCCGTTCGCAAACGGCGCAGTGGACGCGGTCACCGTCGCCGACGGAGACCACTTGTGGAATCTGGCGTGGCTGGCCTACAAGTTGCGCGATCCGATCACGACGACGGTGCCCGCCGACGGCGACGAGATCACCGACGACGGCGATTCGTTGATCCCCGGGGACACCACGAAGAAGTTCTTCGAGTACGTCAGCAAGGGCGTGCAGGTCCCCGACGAACTGCTCAGTGGTTCGGACGGTTCCCCGCTCGGCGGCTAA